The Priestia megaterium NBRC 15308 = ATCC 14581 region CAAATTCAAACATTTTCATTTCTTTTCCAGCATATACCGTCAGTACCCACATGAAAAGATTCGCCTCCGATTATTGTAGGGATCGTTATATCCACATTATGCCGAAACCATTTCCTTTTGAAAACCCATTCTACAAAACTTGTCACAAGAAACTTTTAAAAATTTAAAAACATTTTAACTTCTGTAAATGAACAAAATGTACAAAAGGTTTAAGCAATATTACACCTCTTTAAAAAGGTGCTTTTTAACCAACTGTTGCTTCACCAGTAAAAAATATATAGTATTTATTAAAAAAAAGAAGCCGGACAGCCGGCTTCTTTTTTAGGAAAGGAAAGTACAGACATCACAATCCCGTACTTCTCTTTATTTTGCATAAAAATACACTAATTAAATATTCCTTTCTTAAAACAGAACCATGTTCGACTGCACATAGTGATAAAGAAGCTTATACGTATGGTTTAATGAATCTTGATGCGTTCTCTCAAACGCATGAGAAGAATCAATTCCTGGACCAATTAAGCCGTGTACGATATCATGTCCAGCACGAATAGCAGCAGAAGCATCTGACCCGTAAAACGGATAAATATCTAATTTGTACTGAATATCATGCTGCTTAGCTAGCTCCACCAAATGCTTTCTCAAACCGTAATGATATGGGCCGCTTGAATCTTTTACACAAATAGACACGGTGTATTCATCGGTAGATTGTCCATCTCCCATAGCACCCATATCAACCGCTAAGTATTCTACTGTTTGAGGTGTAATGTTCGAATTTCCTCCGTATCCAATTTCTTCGTTATTTGAAATGAGAAAATGCGTAGTGTATGGCAGTTCGATCTGTTCTTCTTGAATTGTTTTCATGAGCTGAAGCAATAAAGCTACGCTTGCTTTATCATCGAGATGACGAGATTTAATAAAACCGCTTTTTGTTATTTCTACACGAGGATCAAACGAAACAAAGTCGCCGACTTCAATTCCAAGGCTGCGAACATCTTCTGCGCTATGTACTTTTTCATCCAATCGAATTTCTATATTTTCTTGATTTCGCTCAGCTTTCCCTGCATCTTTATACACATGAACAGATGTTTGATGCATAAGGATGGTTCCTGTAAATACTTCTCCTGATGAAGTTTCAATTTCACAATATTCTCCTTCAATAGAATTGTAACGAAACCCTCCAATCAAGTCGATTTTCAGACGTCCACTCGGTTTGATTTCTTTTACCATAGCACCTAATGTATCGACATGAGCCGTCAGCATGCGGTGGTGATCTGTATCTTTACCGGGAATAGTAGCGACTAAGCCTCCTTTTCGATTGCGATACGTTTGAATATTTAGCTCTTTTACATAGTCTTCGACAAATG contains the following coding sequences:
- a CDS encoding M42 family metallopeptidase, producing MTETVQLIKKLVSIPSPSGNTEKIISFVEDYVKELNIQTYRNRKGGLVATIPGKDTDHHRMLTAHVDTLGAMVKEIKPSGRLKIDLIGGFRYNSIEGEYCEIETSSGEVFTGTILMHQTSVHVYKDAGKAERNQENIEIRLDEKVHSAEDVRSLGIEVGDFVSFDPRVEITKSGFIKSRHLDDKASVALLLQLMKTIQEEQIELPYTTHFLISNNEEIGYGGNSNITPQTVEYLAVDMGAMGDGQSTDEYTVSICVKDSSGPYHYGLRKHLVELAKQHDIQYKLDIYPFYGSDASAAIRAGHDIVHGLIGPGIDSSHAFERTHQDSLNHTYKLLYHYVQSNMVLF